A portion of the Croceibacterium sp. TMG7-5b_MA50 genome contains these proteins:
- a CDS encoding iron-containing alcohol dehydrogenase: MMLLDRGIVLEQPRTIHFGAHILPEVGRIAAAHAIRRTLVIASAANRGRVDALDLPGEVAIFDRVDREPDLAMLAAARALAAAFDPQLVIGFGGGSAMDLAKLVAVLAGHAIPVQAIVGAGKAPRRRAMLVQVPTTAGTGSEAGSRALVTDEANGAKLAVESPHMIADAAVIDPALAVTVPAAITAETGIDALAHCVEAFTNVRAHPVIDLYAREGIRLVGRYLPRAVEQGDDLEARAGMALAALYGGFCLGPVNTAGGHAVAYPLSTQHGIGHGRANAIIFPHMLAFNAPAAGDRTAEIARLLGLAQPAAEQAIGPAARGFCARLGIPMRLTAHGIGPEHVAAMAAEAAGIRRLLDNNPRPITGADIAGIYTAAL; the protein is encoded by the coding sequence GTGATGCTGCTCGATCGCGGGATCGTGCTCGAACAGCCGCGTACCATCCATTTCGGCGCGCATATCCTGCCGGAAGTCGGCCGCATCGCCGCCGCCCATGCGATCCGCCGCACGCTGGTGATCGCGTCGGCCGCCAATCGCGGCCGGGTGGACGCGCTGGACCTGCCGGGAGAGGTCGCGATCTTCGACCGGGTGGACCGCGAACCGGACCTGGCGATGCTGGCCGCCGCGCGGGCGCTGGCCGCCGCGTTCGATCCGCAGCTGGTTATCGGCTTCGGCGGGGGCAGCGCGATGGACCTGGCGAAGCTTGTCGCGGTGCTGGCCGGGCATGCCATCCCGGTGCAGGCCATCGTGGGCGCGGGGAAGGCGCCGCGCCGCCGGGCCATGCTGGTGCAGGTGCCCACCACCGCCGGCACCGGTAGCGAGGCGGGATCGCGCGCGCTGGTCACGGACGAGGCGAACGGCGCCAAGCTGGCCGTCGAAAGCCCGCACATGATCGCCGATGCCGCCGTGATCGACCCGGCGCTGGCCGTGACGGTACCGGCGGCGATCACCGCGGAGACGGGTATCGACGCGCTGGCCCATTGCGTGGAGGCGTTCACCAATGTCCGCGCCCATCCGGTGATCGACCTGTATGCCCGCGAAGGCATCCGGCTGGTCGGACGATACCTGCCGCGCGCGGTGGAGCAGGGCGACGATCTGGAGGCGCGCGCCGGCATGGCGCTGGCGGCGCTGTATGGCGGGTTCTGCCTGGGGCCGGTCAACACCGCCGGCGGGCATGCGGTCGCCTACCCGCTCAGCACCCAGCACGGGATCGGCCATGGGCGGGCCAATGCCATCATCTTCCCGCACATGCTGGCCTTCAACGCGCCCGCCGCCGGTGACCGCACGGCGGAGATCGCCCGCCTCCTGGGCCTGGCACAGCCGGCGGCGGAGCAGGCGATCGGCCCGGCGGCGAGGGGCTTCTGCGCGCGCCTCGGCATCCCGATGCGCCTCACCGCGCATGGTATCGGGCCGGAACACGTCGCCGCCATGGCGGCGGAGGCGGCGGGCATCCGCCGGCTGCTGGACAACAATCCGCGTCCGATCACCGGCGCGGACATCGCCGGCATCTACACCGCCGCGCTGTAG
- a CDS encoding SUMF1/EgtB/PvdO family nonheme iron enzyme, with protein sequence MIRLLLAGVAGCALAVPFAAVAEPAMNPEMMEIPAGTFTMGAADDLGRDWFNERPAHEVTITRPFRIALHEVTVGEWRRFNGDTPLTTDHMPYAAGISWDDAVAYAAWLSEKTGRQYRLPTEAEWEHVARLAAADPARYAALEGLKSGPTEWTADIFGPYSMVAQIDPTGAASGPLRVVRGGRMALNPTRATHDPDVEIDYSRPEARLAFPPGFAPAKGAEEAGGFHAIGLRLVEGPAPATAPAPVTPPMHAAGVRQDLATAAQGPDPSVPYFRRRPYLPSPPDHTGGATIDKSGWDAWLRNHHHSPSISVLPNGDVLIGIYTSYREYEAGTQLIGTRLRHGADQWDAPAPLIDIVGVNDHAPLLMRDGGTVRLFWGNPYSGGAEWGRGGLPFQSMTTDDNGGTWSPIRYAHVTGPVGAHNRQPINTAFRDSQGRLLIASDGASELYEAERTDNTSLLWASTDDGETWTDTGGRTFGRHTTFVETTDGRILGFGGKNTNIDGFMPLSTSTDGGASYTRSKLPFVALSSGQRPSVLRLQSGRLMLIGDYVTTKPINRPVEERGSYIAISEDEGATWRFKAIPGTGRSAKPGRADDMEGGTLGYSAAAQGPDGVIHVVTSVTNPSVALAFNEAWIDAPDDAPLPDNAALEANDVTAVTGVTVHEERYPDGALRGRWSGGRANTGALVFDGPQSWLYPDGRPQWDVTYRLGRKVGTEKFYDIDGRVAWQREHQGDGSNVWTRWWPNGQVRSISAWQDTRAHGRARTWAADGTLLNDVEFVNGFLPGHEFKQGHVPLENVQ encoded by the coding sequence ATGATCCGTCTCCTTCTCGCCGGCGTGGCCGGCTGCGCGCTCGCCGTGCCCTTCGCAGCCGTGGCCGAGCCGGCGATGAACCCGGAGATGATGGAGATACCCGCGGGCACCTTCACGATGGGCGCGGCCGACGATCTGGGCCGCGACTGGTTCAATGAGCGGCCCGCGCACGAGGTGACCATCACGCGGCCCTTCCGCATCGCCCTGCACGAGGTGACAGTCGGCGAATGGCGGCGGTTCAACGGCGACACGCCGCTGACCACCGACCACATGCCCTATGCCGCCGGGATCAGCTGGGACGACGCGGTCGCCTACGCCGCCTGGCTGTCGGAGAAGACCGGCCGCCAGTACCGCCTGCCGACCGAAGCGGAGTGGGAGCATGTCGCCCGGCTGGCGGCGGCGGACCCCGCCCGCTATGCCGCGCTGGAAGGATTGAAGAGCGGGCCGACCGAATGGACCGCCGACATCTTCGGCCCCTATTCCATGGTCGCCCAGATCGACCCGACGGGCGCGGCATCCGGCCCCTTACGCGTGGTGCGCGGCGGGCGCATGGCGTTGAACCCGACCCGCGCGACGCACGACCCCGACGTGGAGATCGACTACAGCCGGCCGGAGGCGCGGCTTGCCTTCCCGCCCGGCTTCGCGCCCGCCAAGGGCGCCGAGGAAGCGGGCGGGTTCCACGCCATCGGCCTGCGCCTGGTCGAAGGACCGGCCCCCGCCACCGCGCCCGCGCCGGTCACGCCGCCGATGCATGCGGCGGGCGTGCGGCAGGACCTCGCCACCGCAGCGCAGGGGCCGGACCCCAGCGTCCCCTATTTCCGCCGCCGCCCCTATCTGCCATCCCCGCCCGATCACACCGGCGGCGCGACGATCGACAAGAGCGGGTGGGATGCCTGGCTGCGCAATCACCATCACAGCCCGTCGATCAGCGTGCTGCCCAATGGCGACGTGCTGATCGGCATCTACACCAGCTACCGCGAATACGAGGCGGGCACCCAGTTGATCGGCACCCGCCTGCGCCACGGGGCGGACCAGTGGGACGCGCCCGCGCCGCTGATCGACATCGTCGGCGTCAACGATCACGCGCCGCTGCTGATGCGCGATGGCGGCACGGTGCGGCTGTTCTGGGGCAATCCCTATTCCGGCGGCGCCGAGTGGGGGCGGGGCGGGCTGCCGTTCCAGTCCATGACCACGGACGACAATGGCGGGACCTGGTCGCCGATCCGCTACGCCCACGTCACCGGCCCGGTCGGGGCGCACAACCGGCAGCCGATCAACACCGCCTTCCGCGACAGCCAGGGCCGCCTGCTGATCGCCAGCGACGGCGCCAGCGAGCTGTACGAGGCTGAGCGGACCGACAACACGTCGCTGCTGTGGGCCAGCACCGACGATGGCGAGACCTGGACCGATACCGGCGGGCGCACCTTCGGCCGGCACACCACCTTCGTGGAAACGACCGACGGCCGCATCCTGGGCTTTGGCGGCAAGAACACCAATATCGACGGCTTCATGCCGCTGTCGACCTCCACCGACGGGGGCGCGAGCTACACCAGGTCGAAGCTGCCCTTCGTGGCGCTGAGTTCCGGCCAGCGGCCCAGCGTGCTGCGCCTGCAGAGCGGGCGGCTGATGCTGATCGGCGACTATGTCACGACGAAGCCGATCAACCGCCCGGTGGAGGAGCGCGGGTCGTACATCGCCATCTCCGAAGACGAGGGCGCGACCTGGCGGTTCAAGGCGATCCCCGGCACCGGCCGTTCGGCGAAGCCGGGCCGGGCGGACGACATGGAAGGCGGCACGCTGGGCTATTCCGCCGCGGCGCAGGGACCGGACGGGGTGATCCACGTCGTCACCTCCGTCACCAACCCGTCCGTCGCGCTCGCCTTCAACGAGGCGTGGATCGACGCGCCCGACGATGCCCCGCTGCCCGACAATGCCGCGCTGGAGGCGAACGATGTCACCGCCGTCACCGGCGTCACGGTGCACGAGGAGCGCTATCCTGACGGCGCGTTGCGCGGCAGGTGGTCCGGCGGGCGGGCGAATACCGGCGCGCTGGTGTTCGACGGTCCGCAAAGCTGGCTTTACCCCGACGGGCGCCCGCAATGGGACGTCACCTACCGGCTGGGGCGCAAGGTCGGAACGGAGAAGTTCTACGACATTGATGGCCGGGTTGCCTGGCAACGGGAGCATCAGGGCGACGGCAGCAATGTCTGGACGCGCTGGTGGCCCAACGGGCAGGTGCGCAGCATCTCCGCCTGGCAGGACACGCGCGCGCATGGCCGAGCGCGCACCTGGGCGGCGGACGGCACGCTGCTGAACGATGTGGAATTCGTGAACGGCTTCCTGCCCGGGCACGAGTTCAAGCAGGGCCATGTCCCGTTGGAAAACGTGCAGTGA
- a CDS encoding FadR/GntR family transcriptional regulator yields MHSSSDAHSFTTGGFEIDQRATLADKVYEQLFSWISNGQYARQTKLPSEHELARSFEVSRPVIRDALKRLRDDGVIYSRQGAGSFVRGPEVVEATGGTADIAPLFTPAQTIADIQRCFEFRETIEGETAALAAMRRSDALLEELAAILRRLEHATTDKVHRDDIDLEFHLTIARAANNQYFVSALLALRDQISVGMKLHGMALLKPSGRLEQSTIEHAEILSGIRDQDPPRAREAMRSHIRHSRDRLFGGGLIDLRL; encoded by the coding sequence ATGCACAGTTCCAGCGACGCTCACAGCTTTACAACCGGCGGGTTCGAGATCGATCAGCGCGCCACGCTGGCCGACAAGGTGTACGAGCAGCTGTTCAGCTGGATCTCCAACGGCCAGTACGCGCGCCAGACCAAGCTGCCGAGCGAGCACGAGCTGGCCCGTTCGTTCGAGGTGTCGCGTCCGGTCATCCGCGACGCGCTGAAGCGGCTGCGTGACGATGGCGTGATCTATTCGCGGCAGGGTGCGGGCAGCTTCGTCCGGGGACCTGAGGTGGTGGAGGCGACCGGCGGCACCGCCGACATCGCGCCGCTGTTCACCCCCGCGCAGACCATTGCCGATATCCAGCGCTGCTTCGAATTCCGCGAGACGATCGAGGGGGAGACTGCCGCCCTCGCCGCGATGCGCCGCAGCGACGCTTTGCTGGAGGAGCTGGCCGCCATCCTGCGCCGGCTGGAACATGCGACCACGGACAAGGTCCACCGCGACGACATCGACCTGGAATTCCACCTGACGATCGCACGTGCGGCGAACAACCAGTATTTCGTCAGCGCATTGCTGGCGCTGCGCGACCAGATCTCCGTCGGCATGAAGCTGCACGGCATGGCACTGCTGAAGCCCAGCGGCCGGCTGGAGCAGTCGACGATCGAACATGCGGAGATCCTGTCGGGCATCCGCGACCAGGACCCGCCCCGCGCGCGGGAGGCGATGCGATCGCATATCCGCCATTCGCGCGACCGCCTGTTCGGCGGCGGCCTGATCGACCTCCGCCTCTGA
- a CDS encoding dihydrodipicolinate synthase family protein, producing MSAAGIRGVLSASFTAFDSDGALDLPRTAAHAAHLLTHGCDAIAPLGTTGEANSLSGTERRRVLEALVAGGADPLRMVPGTGVCSLPETIELTRHAYDCGVRTVLLLPPFYYPDPSEDGLFAHYSRVLDGCALPGLTVWLYHIPQMSGVPITHGLIAGLAASHPGTVTGVKDSSGDLDHMRGLIAAFPDLAVFAGADHLLGPLLRAGGAGCITATSNLIAPELAALAADIAAGAGEERTRVAEQRIGATRALFQRWPQIPALKAAHAIRTGHAGWAALRPPWLPLTNAEQAELSRALADLTEPSLPELSA from the coding sequence GTGAGCGCCGCCGGCATCAGGGGCGTGCTGAGCGCCAGCTTCACCGCCTTCGACTCCGATGGCGCGCTGGACCTGCCGCGCACCGCCGCCCATGCCGCGCACCTGCTGACCCATGGCTGCGACGCGATCGCCCCGCTCGGCACCACGGGGGAGGCGAACAGCCTTTCGGGCACGGAGCGCAGGCGCGTGCTGGAGGCGCTGGTCGCCGGCGGCGCCGATCCGCTGCGCATGGTGCCCGGCACCGGCGTCTGTTCGTTGCCCGAGACGATCGAGCTGACCCGCCACGCCTACGATTGCGGGGTCCGGACCGTGCTGCTGCTGCCGCCGTTCTACTACCCCGATCCCAGCGAGGACGGGCTGTTTGCGCATTATTCCCGCGTGCTGGATGGCTGCGCGCTGCCCGGCCTCACCGTCTGGCTGTACCACATCCCGCAGATGAGCGGGGTGCCGATCACCCACGGGCTGATCGCGGGGCTGGCCGCCAGCCACCCCGGTACCGTGACGGGCGTGAAGGATTCCAGCGGCGACCTGGACCATATGCGCGGCCTGATAGCGGCCTTCCCGGACCTTGCCGTGTTCGCGGGCGCCGATCACTTGCTGGGCCCGCTGCTGCGCGCCGGCGGGGCGGGATGCATCACCGCCACGTCCAACCTGATCGCGCCGGAGCTTGCCGCGCTGGCCGCCGATATCGCGGCTGGCGCCGGGGAGGAGCGGACCCGTGTGGCGGAGCAGCGGATCGGGGCGACCCGCGCGCTGTTCCAGCGCTGGCCGCAGATCCCGGCGCTGAAGGCCGCGCACGCCATCCGCACCGGCCATGCCGGCTGGGCAGCGCTGCGCCCGCCATGGCTGCCGCTGACGAACGCCGAACAGGCGGAGCTGTCCCGCGCGCTCGCCGACCTGACCGAACCATCCCTGCCGGAGCTTTCCGCATGA
- a CDS encoding TonB-dependent receptor: MESARLWEEGMKMGKPVSFLVTTAVAALVVGQPAWAQAGQPTPGQPPASAPPAERQPGASPTTDGQNENIVVTGSRLRTGNVVSPAPVQIIDQEAIQREGFINIQDAIQQNPAFGNPGNARTTSNGSREGTGKSVVGLRNAGEGATLLLVDGRRIVSNDLGFIPSGFVDRVEILTGGASSVYGSDALAGVVNFIFKKNYDGLQANVQAGVSEEGDGEEYQADLTFGRNFADGRGNALFYVGWSEQGEVLNGDRPVFGEGLTSKGLLDRTADRSDTNLVNAQNLFVGVPQFSAATPAGRFVTNGTGGNAFTVIDGVTRRQVTDDYFNGAPFGAIAVPLERFGTAARINFQLTPDLNLYAQGTYARTQSRSYNTSLVMQNSGGASGVFNQSPYNIESFVNSAAGVATRVRNPFVPDAIFNSARDTNGDGLRDIAFQRRQNEWGDFVNDQKRSAQQFTLGVEGDLGRFNYEAWYSYGLAKETGLTTGLINADRVAQALEVIPGPNGPQCASALARSQGCLPLNLFAGEGTVSAEVVNYSRATSTRDVEQSLQDLSANISGPLFQILPAGPVQALVGAQYRRDRSSTVYDPLMNAGRNGWQQQGNVVGAVSATEVYGELEVPLLADQPFFYNLTLRGAARASWYSQIDGAFIGYNGSAEWAPIRDVRFRGTYARSIRAPTISQLFRPGNTALDQVNDPCLGVTLTTNTPTAINCRADPLVVANINANNGVFTLTPVDRGPSVTSISTISPNLEEQYATTYTAGVVINPVSIDALRNVVLTADFYHLFITNGISAENVSNAANLCYVQGFDEFCTFSRRAETGVFSVGSIETYRSVQRNTTGERLVEGLDFTGSYRTDLDNIGLNDTRLSFSFTWSHLLRSFTRSTEGAEKRDLRGELGTPTNPASGTISIDNDRFGFSVTGQYVPEYIVEQPTRNRLLLADGTEPPRDLFTIPSKFYTNAQARINFGERYQVFVGVRNLTDTKPFYVYNVGGNPYVYDPIGRRFYAGFRFTM, encoded by the coding sequence GTGGAGAGCGCCCGTCTGTGGGAAGAGGGGATGAAGATGGGCAAGCCCGTGAGCTTTCTCGTGACGACGGCCGTAGCCGCGCTGGTGGTAGGACAACCCGCATGGGCGCAGGCGGGTCAGCCGACGCCCGGCCAGCCCCCGGCCAGCGCGCCGCCGGCGGAACGCCAGCCCGGCGCCAGCCCGACCACGGACGGGCAGAATGAGAATATCGTCGTCACCGGCAGCCGTCTGCGCACCGGCAACGTGGTATCTCCCGCCCCCGTGCAGATCATCGACCAGGAGGCGATCCAGCGCGAGGGGTTCATCAACATCCAGGATGCGATCCAGCAGAATCCGGCCTTCGGCAATCCGGGCAATGCGCGCACCACCTCCAACGGCAGCCGCGAAGGCACGGGCAAGTCCGTCGTCGGCCTGCGCAATGCGGGTGAGGGGGCGACGCTGCTGCTCGTCGATGGCCGGCGGATCGTGTCGAACGACCTCGGCTTCATCCCCAGCGGCTTCGTCGACCGGGTGGAGATCCTGACCGGCGGTGCATCGTCGGTCTACGGATCGGACGCGCTGGCCGGCGTCGTCAACTTCATCTTCAAGAAGAACTATGACGGGCTGCAGGCCAATGTGCAGGCGGGCGTCAGCGAGGAGGGCGACGGCGAGGAATACCAGGCCGACCTGACCTTCGGCCGCAACTTCGCTGACGGGCGCGGCAATGCGCTGTTCTATGTCGGCTGGTCCGAACAGGGGGAGGTGCTGAACGGCGACCGCCCCGTCTTCGGCGAGGGGCTGACCAGCAAGGGCCTGCTGGACCGCACCGCCGATCGCAGCGACACGAACCTCGTCAACGCGCAGAACCTGTTCGTCGGCGTCCCGCAATTCTCCGCCGCCACGCCCGCCGGTCGGTTCGTCACCAACGGTACCGGCGGCAACGCCTTCACCGTCATCGACGGCGTGACCCGGCGGCAGGTGACGGACGATTATTTCAACGGCGCCCCGTTCGGCGCGATCGCCGTGCCGCTGGAACGGTTCGGTACCGCCGCCCGGATCAACTTCCAGCTGACGCCCGACCTCAACCTGTATGCGCAGGGCACCTATGCCCGCACGCAGAGCCGGTCGTACAACACCTCGCTGGTGATGCAGAACAGCGGCGGCGCCAGCGGCGTGTTCAACCAGAGCCCGTACAATATCGAAAGCTTCGTCAACAGCGCGGCCGGTGTCGCGACGCGGGTCCGCAACCCCTTCGTGCCCGACGCGATCTTCAACAGCGCGCGCGATACCAATGGCGATGGCCTGCGCGACATCGCGTTCCAGCGTCGGCAGAACGAATGGGGCGACTTCGTCAACGACCAGAAGCGTTCAGCCCAACAATTCACCCTGGGCGTGGAAGGCGACCTCGGACGCTTCAATTACGAGGCATGGTACTCCTACGGCCTCGCCAAGGAGACCGGCCTCACCACCGGCCTGATCAATGCCGATCGCGTGGCGCAGGCGCTGGAGGTGATCCCCGGCCCCAACGGCCCGCAATGCGCCAGCGCGCTTGCCCGGTCGCAGGGCTGCTTGCCGCTGAACCTGTTCGCGGGCGAGGGCACTGTTTCGGCCGAGGTCGTGAACTACAGCCGGGCGACCAGCACGCGCGACGTCGAACAATCGCTGCAGGACCTGTCCGCCAATATCAGCGGCCCATTGTTCCAGATCCTGCCGGCCGGGCCGGTGCAGGCGCTGGTGGGCGCGCAGTATCGCCGCGATCGCTCCTCCACCGTCTACGACCCGCTGATGAATGCCGGGCGCAATGGCTGGCAGCAGCAGGGCAACGTGGTGGGCGCAGTGTCCGCGACGGAGGTCTATGGCGAGCTGGAGGTGCCGCTGCTGGCCGACCAGCCGTTCTTCTACAACCTGACATTGCGCGGCGCGGCGCGCGCATCGTGGTATTCGCAGATCGATGGCGCCTTCATCGGATATAATGGCAGCGCCGAATGGGCACCCATCCGTGACGTGCGGTTCCGCGGCACTTACGCCCGGTCCATCCGCGCGCCCACGATCAGCCAGCTGTTCCGGCCGGGGAACACCGCGCTCGATCAGGTGAACGACCCGTGCCTGGGCGTGACGCTGACCACCAACACGCCCACCGCGATCAATTGCCGGGCCGATCCGCTGGTGGTGGCGAACATCAACGCCAATAACGGCGTGTTCACGCTGACGCCGGTCGATCGCGGGCCGTCGGTCACCTCCATCTCCACCATCAGCCCCAATCTGGAGGAGCAGTACGCCACCACCTACACCGCGGGTGTGGTCATCAATCCGGTGTCGATCGATGCGCTGCGCAACGTCGTGCTGACCGCCGATTTCTATCATCTGTTCATCACCAACGGCATCTCGGCGGAGAATGTCAGCAACGCCGCCAATCTGTGCTATGTCCAGGGCTTCGACGAGTTCTGCACCTTCTCCCGCCGGGCGGAAACGGGCGTGTTCAGCGTCGGGTCGATCGAGACCTACCGGTCGGTGCAGCGCAACACCACGGGCGAGCGGCTGGTAGAAGGATTGGACTTCACCGGGTCGTATCGCACCGACCTCGACAACATCGGCCTCAACGACACACGGCTGAGCTTCTCGTTCACCTGGAGCCACCTGCTGCGCAGCTTCACCCGGTCAACGGAAGGCGCGGAGAAGCGTGATCTGCGCGGGGAACTGGGCACGCCGACCAACCCGGCATCGGGCACGATCAGCATCGACAACGACCGGTTCGGCTTCTCCGTCACCGGGCAGTATGTGCCGGAATACATCGTGGAGCAGCCGACCCGTAACCGGCTGTTGCTGGCCGATGGGACCGAGCCGCCCCGTGACCTGTTCACCATTCCGAGCAAGTTCTACACCAACGCGCAGGCCCGGATCAATTTCGGGGAGCGCTACCAGGTGTTCGTCGGCGTTCGCAACCTGACTGACACCAAGCCGTTCTATGTCTACAATGTCGGCGGCAATCCCTATGTCTATGATCCGATCGGCCGCCGCTTCTATGCCGGCTTCCGCTTCACGATGTGA